In Thermus islandicus DSM 21543, the genomic stretch CCGGTCCCCCCTCATCCGGTACTCAACCCAGGTAACGGGTGTGTCGAAGGTGAAGGTCACCCGTTCCAGCCTAAAGCCAGGGGTTCGGTGGGGAACGCCCAGAAGTCGGGCCACCCTGCCCCTGAGGGAGGTGGCCTCGAGGCGCTGCCAGACTTGGGTTAGGGGCAAGTTAAGGTTGCGAACGAGAATCTCGTGGATGGACTCCGCCTCCAGATCGTGCTCGAGGATGCTACTGCAAAGGTCCATCCGCAGGTAGCGGACCTCCAGCATCACGGGGTCATCGTTAAGGAAACGGAGCCGCTCGATGCGGATGGTGTCCGAGGTGCCCAGCCGTTCCTGCACAGTGGCCGGAGGCTTGGCCGGCCCAGCCGCTAGGAGGCGTGTGGAGGGCCGGGCCCCTACGCTCTCTGCAAAACGGTAGAAAGGGCGGACGCGGAAAAACCCCTGTCCGAAACGCAACTGCGCAAGTCGGCTACGGCGGCCCCTGCCCCGCTCCAACCAGCCTTCTGCGGCCAGCTCCTCCAAAGCCCTACGGGCAGTCATGCGGCTAACCGAGAAGCGCTGGGCGAGGGCCTCTTCCGAAGGGAGCTCGCCGTTGAGCTTGCCCACTCTGATCTCCCGAAGCAACGCCTCTTTGACCTCCACGTACTTGTGCGCCATGACCCGTTTAGTTGTATATACAACACCACAGGTTACCCCCGCTTGTCAAGCCCTTGGGGGTTTGCCTCCAGGCCCAGGGGGTGGAGGGCTTTGGGCCGGGGGGCCTCCTCGGCTCGAGGCCATCCCCCGGGCCCTCTTCCCCAGCGAGACCTTCCGGGTCCTCAAGGAGAAGGACCTCAAGCGCAACGGGGAGTACTGCACACGGCGGGAGGAAGCTAGTCCTCGAGGCGTGGGGCTTTTCAAAGGGCATCCCGCCTGAAAGGCGGCACCCGGGCTCGAGAGCGCTCATAGCCCAAGGCCTCGGAGGGCGGCGGGCGCATGTTCTTCTTTCCCCGTACCAGGGCGACGTACAATAACCCCGTATGCTACGCAAACAGGTCCACCTCACCCCCGAGGAGGAGGCCAAGCTGAAGCGCCTGGCCCGTACCACGGGGCGCACCGAGGCGGAAGTCCTCCGCCTTGCCCTGGACCTCCTCCCGGAGGAGGAGGCCTACCGCCGTTACCTGGAACGGGTGGCCGGGCGGCGGATTGGCCTCTCGGAGGCGGTCCTCGAGGACCAGCAGGGGCGCTGATCCCTCCCTACCTGGACACCTCTGCCCTGGTGAAGCGCTACGACCCGGAAGAGCCAGGAGCGGAGGCGGTGAAAGCCCTCTTCACGGGAGTCCGGGTAAAGTGCTGCCCCAATTTTGGACCGCCCCAAGAGAGAAGCTAAGGGGTGCCACCTGATGGGGTACTGGACTTACGCGGGGCTGAAGATCCCCGATAAAATGGGCCTCCGGTGACTAGGGAGGCCCAATGGAGAGGATACCACGGCCTCTTCTGCGCGCTCTAGAAGCTTTAGCTCAAAGCCCCATCAATACCTCCGCCCTAGCCGAGGTTACCTTATCCTTGATGACGTCCTCATCCAGCGCTACCGCTCAGGCAAGCTGGGCCTGAAGAAGACCCGGGACACCTCTACGGGGGC encodes the following:
- a CDS encoding CopG family transcriptional regulator; amino-acid sequence: MLRKQVHLTPEEEAKLKRLARTTGRTEAEVLRLALDLLPEEEAYRRYLERVAGRRIGLSEAVLEDQQGR
- a CDS encoding GntR family transcriptional regulator; this translates as MAHKYVEVKEALLREIRVGKLNGELPSEEALAQRFSVSRMTARRALEELAAEGWLERGRGRRSRLAQLRFGQGFFRVRPFYRFAESVGARPSTRLLAAGPAKPPATVQERLGTSDTIRIERLRFLNDDPVMLEVRYLRMDLCSSILEHDLEAESIHEILVRNLNLPLTQVWQRLEATSLRGRVARLLGVPHRTPGFRLERVTFTFDTPVTWVEYRMRGDRYYFEDVFSPQREVQE